One window of the Amycolatopsis mediterranei genome contains the following:
- a CDS encoding DUF3027 domain-containing protein, with protein sequence MTLLLTLDDGSVQRKLAEAVEFARAAVLEDAPEEQLGAHVGVTREDAVTASHLFEAQVPGYGGWRWSVTVAAAGEDEPVTVSEVVLVPGPSALVAPAWVPWERRVRAGDLGVGDIFPTAENDPRLVPAYLQSDDPAVEEVAHEAGLGRVHALSRFGRTEAAARWHAGEFGPRSDMARSAPDVCGTCGFFVPLAGSLRGVFGVCGNDIAPADGHVVDVEYGCGAHSEVEVEVTSSVPVAELVYDDSLLDFAPAPAPTPEVVETAAAEPETGIAESDVSPAEVEPETAQAESPAEAAASPVQAGEVAEPGDAAASEAADSAAAAAEPVAAEVAEPGEAVDAPEPVAAEAVDLAGAVGEPVDAVAEPAHEVSGETAEPVAAPEAPEASADAVAEPVVAELSERAEAEPTQAEVTDAAEVRAEPVVAEVPEPAEAEPTQAEVTDATEVRAEPVVAELSERAEAEPTQAEVTDAAEVRAEPHEAVTEPEAGEIPVAAESDAAEVDPVPAEAAETEAPEGAEPTSAEAEAADGAAEPQAAAVPEPADAEPTQAEVTDAVVEPEAGGDPQDSEVPPAVLTDNVVTAASPADEAQAQVDDTPER encoded by the coding sequence ATGACTCTGCTGCTGACCCTGGACGACGGTTCCGTGCAGCGCAAACTCGCCGAAGCGGTGGAGTTCGCGCGAGCTGCGGTGCTGGAGGACGCACCCGAGGAGCAGCTCGGCGCCCATGTGGGCGTCACCCGCGAGGACGCGGTCACGGCGAGTCACCTGTTCGAGGCCCAGGTCCCGGGCTACGGGGGCTGGCGCTGGTCGGTCACGGTCGCGGCCGCGGGCGAAGACGAGCCGGTGACGGTCAGCGAGGTCGTGCTGGTGCCGGGCCCCTCGGCGCTGGTCGCCCCGGCCTGGGTGCCCTGGGAGCGCCGCGTGCGCGCGGGCGACCTCGGAGTGGGCGACATCTTCCCGACGGCCGAGAACGACCCCCGCCTGGTGCCGGCGTACCTCCAGTCCGACGACCCGGCGGTGGAGGAGGTCGCCCACGAGGCGGGCTTGGGCCGCGTGCACGCGCTGTCCCGCTTCGGCCGCACGGAGGCGGCGGCGAGGTGGCACGCGGGCGAGTTCGGGCCGCGGTCGGACATGGCCCGCAGCGCGCCGGACGTGTGCGGGACGTGCGGGTTCTTCGTGCCCCTGGCGGGCTCGTTGCGCGGGGTGTTCGGAGTGTGCGGCAACGACATCGCCCCGGCGGACGGCCACGTGGTGGACGTGGAGTACGGGTGCGGAGCGCACTCGGAGGTAGAGGTCGAGGTGACATCGTCGGTCCCGGTGGCCGAGCTGGTGTACGACGATTCCCTGCTGGACTTCGCCCCGGCACCGGCACCGACGCCGGAGGTGGTGGAGACGGCGGCGGCCGAGCCGGAGACGGGGATCGCGGAGTCGGACGTCTCGCCGGCGGAGGTGGAGCCGGAGACGGCCCAGGCGGAGTCCCCTGCGGAGGCGGCTGCTTCGCCGGTGCAGGCCGGTGAGGTCGCTGAGCCCGGTGACGCGGCGGCTTCGGAGGCGGCTGATTCGGCTGCCGCGGCGGCCGAGCCGGTGGCGGCTGAGGTCGCTGAGCCGGGTGAAGCAGTGGATGCGCCGGAGCCGGTGGCCGCGGAAGCGGTCGATTTGGCCGGGGCGGTCGGCGAGCCGGTCGATGCGGTGGCCGAGCCGGCGCATGAGGTGAGCGGCGAAACTGCCGAGCCGGTCGCAGCACCGGAAGCACCCGAGGCATCGGCCGATGCGGTCGCCGAGCCGGTGGTGGCCGAGTTGTCCGAGCGCGCGGAAGCGGAGCCGACGCAGGCTGAGGTCACCGATGCGGCCGAGGTTCGGGCCGAGCCGGTGGTGGCCGAGGTGCCTGAGCCCGCGGAAGCGGAGCCGACGCAGGCCGAGGTCACCGATGCGACCGAGGTTCGGGCTGAGCCGGTGGTGGCCGAGTTGTCCGAGCGCGCGGAAGCTGAGCCGACGCAGGCTGAGGTCACCGATGCGGCCGAGGTTCGGGCCGAGCCGCACGAAGCGGTGACCGAACCCGAGGCAGGCGAGATCCCGGTGGCTGCCGAGTCGGATGCGGCGGAGGTGGATCCCGTCCCGGCCGAGGCTGCCGAGACCGAGGCGCCCGAAGGCGCGGAGCCGACCTCGGCTGAGGCTGAGGCTGCCGATGGGGCTGCCGAACCGCAGGCAGCTGCTGTGCCGGAACCCGCCGATGCGGAGCCGACCCAGGCTGAGGTCACCGATGCTGTCGTCGAGCCGGAAGCGGGCGGTGATCCTCAGGACAGCGAAGTTCCTCCCGCCGTCCTCACCGACAACGTCGTGACCGCCGCCTCGCCGGCCGATGAAGCGCAGGCCCAGGTCGACGACACTCCCGAACGGTGA